From the Kitasatospora atroaurantiaca genome, the window CACCGGCAGCACCGCCGGATCGGCGCCCGTACCGTCCGCCGACCCGAGCGCACACCACTCGCACCCGGCGACCGCGACCCCCACCGCAGCAGCACCGGCCACCACCGCGGCAGCAGCACCCGCCACCCCGACGGCCGACGCCACCACCCCACTCCGACAGACCCTCCAGGCAGCCCCCGTCGCCCGGAGCCTCGCCCAGACCGGCACCGGCCGCTCCACCGCACTACTCACCGCCATCGGCGCCGCGTTCGTCCTGGCGGGCAGTGTCGTCGCCGTCCTGCACCGCCGTCGCCGCGCGTCCTGCCCTCCGGCCTCCGGGCGCTCCTGACCCGGTGCCAACGCTCCTCGCTCCGGCACTCCCTCCTTCGTCGGTCGCTTGTCGCTCGTCACTTTCGACACCGGCGCGCCCTCCGGCTCGATGCGCCCACGCGCGCTGAAGCCGCGCCTCGGCACGGCCGTGATTGAGTAGGGGCATGAGCACCGCGCCCCGACCCCCGTTCCGTGTCGGCCTCATCGGCTACGGCCTGGCCGGCTCCGCCTTCCACGCCCCGCTGATCGCCACCACCCCCGGACTGCAGCTGGACGCGGTGGTCACCGCCAACCCCGACCGCCGCGCCCAGCTGCACCGGGAGCACCCGGGCGCCCGCGCGCTCGACACCCCCGAGCAGCTGCTGGCCGAGGCCGAGACGCTCGACCTGGTCGTCATCGCCTCCCCCAACCGCACCCACGTCCCGCTCGCCCGCGCCTCGCTCACCGCCGGGCTGGCCACCGTGGTCGACAAGCCGCTCGCCGCCACCGCCGCCGAGGCGCGGGCGCTCTGCGAGCTCGCCGAGAAGACCGGCACCCTGCTCTCGGTCTTCCAGAACCGGCGCTGGGACGGCGACTTCCTGACGGCACGTCGCCTGGTCACCGAGGGGGCGCTGGGCCGGGTGCACCGCTTCGAGTCCCGTTTCGAGCGCTTCCGCCCCAAGCCCAAGGCGGGCTGGCGCGAGCTGGCCGACCCGGCCGAGGTCGGCGGCACCCTCTACGACCTCGGCAGCCACCTGGTCGACCAGGCGCTCACCCTCTTCGGCCGGGTGGAGTCGGTGTACGCGGAGATCGACATTCGCCGCGACGGGGCCGTGGTCGACGACGACGCCTTCCTCGCCCTCACCCACGCCTCCGGCGTCCGCTCGCACCTGTGGACCAGCGCACTGGCCCCGCTCGGCGGCCCGCGTCTGCGCGTCCTCGGCGACGCGGCCGGCTACGTCAAGTACGGCATGGACCCGCAGGAAGCCGACCTCCGCGCGGGCAAGCGCCCGGGCGACGGCCCCTGGGGCGCCGACGACCCCGCCCAGTACGGCACCCTCGGCACCGACGAGTCGTCCGCCACCGTCCCCACCGACCCGGGCGACTACCCCGTCTACTACGCGGGCATCGCCGCCGCCCTCGCCACCGGCACCCCGCCCCCCGTCGACCCCCGCGACGCCGTCGCCACCCTCGCCGTCCTGGAAGCCGCCCACGACTCCGCCGCCACCGGCAGCATCGCCCACCTCTCCTGAGCCCACCCCGCCTGGGCCGGCCCGCAGAATCGCCCTACCGGAGTGCCACCACGCCCCGTACCATCGGCAGCGAACCGTCAGCACTGAACCGTCAGCCCGAACCCGAGGAGGTTCCGCCGTGCCGCTCATCGCCGCGCTGCTCGGTCTGCTCCGGGTGCTGACGGGCGACCTGCTGGTCGGGTCCGCCGGGCTGACCGCCGTCGCGGCCGCCGCGGCCCTGGTGCTGCTGGCCGGCGTGGTCGCCGGCACGCTGGCGACCGCCCGGCTGCTCGGGGCGCGGGCCCCCGCCGTCGTACGGGACGGGGCGCTGCGGCGTCGCGCGTTCCGCACCGCCTTCCTCCCGCAACGTGATCCGGACGCCCGGGGCCGCCGTCGCCCCAGGGCACCGGGCGCGGCCCTGGCGGCCGCGTAACACCCCATCAGCGTGGCCGTCCTCCGCCGACATCTCTTCCACGAGACCCCGGAGGGCTCGCTTCACCATGTCCGTTCTCGGTCTGCTCGACCCCGCCGTCCGCCTGGCCCACGACGCTGTGTCCGGCCTGGCCCAGCTGTTCCCCACCGCGCTCGCAATCGTCCTGTTCACCGTCTGCGTACGGCTGGCGCTGCACCCCCTCGCCCGGGCCGCCGCGCGCGGCGAGAAGTCCCGGCTGAGGCTGGCCCCGCAGGTCGCCGAACTGAACCGCAAGCACAAGGGCAAGCCGGAGAAGCTCCAGGCCGCGCTGGCCGAGCTCTACCGGACCGAGAAGGCCTCGCCCTTCGCAGGCTGCCTGCCGATGCTGGTCCAGATCCCGTTCTTCTCGGTGATGTACCGCCTCTTCACCACCCCGAACGACCTGCTCGGCCACACCGTTCTCGGCGTCCCGCTCGGTCTGCACGTCAACGCCGCCCACGGCCCGGCCCAGCTGATGGTCTTCGGCGCCCTCTACGCGGCGCTCGCCGCGGTCGGGTACGTCACCTTCCGCCGCGCCCGCCGCACCACCGTCACCGCGCCGGGCGCGAGCTTCACCCCGTACCTCGCCTTCGGCACGGTCCTGTTCGCCGCCCTCGTCCCCCTCGCCGCGGGCTTCTACCTGCTCACCACCACCGCCTGGACCGCCGCCGAGCGCGCCTGGCTGCACCGCGAGACGCCGGCGCCCGCGCTCGCCGTGGCCGCATAGCCGCACCGGGGCCCCACCGTTGACGGTGGGGCCCCGGCACCCGCTCTCAGCCCTTGTCCCAGCCCGCCAGGTAGGTGTCGATCTCGCCGACGATCCGGGCCTTGCCGGCCGCGTCGAGGAAGGAGGCCTCGACCGCGTTCTTGGCCAGGGCGGCCACGCCGGTCTCGTCCAGGTCGAGCAGGCGGGCGGCGACGGCGTACTCGGTGTTGAGGTCGGTGCCGAACATCGGCGGGTCGTCGCTGTTGACGGTGACCAGCAGGCCGGCGTCGACCATCTGCCGGATCGGGTGGTCCTCGATCCGCTCGACCGCGCGGGTGGCGATGTTGGAGGTGGGGCAGACCTCCAGCGGGATGCGGTGCTCGCCGAGCCAGTCGACCAGCGAGGGATCCTTGACGGCCTGGGTGCCGTGGCCGATCCGCTCGGCACCCAGGACGCGCAGCGCGTCCCAGACAGTCTCGGGCCCGGTGGTCTCGCCGGCGTGCGGGACGCTGTGCAGGCCGATCGCCCGGGCCCGGTCGAAGTACGGCTTGAACTGCGGGCGCGGCACGCCGATCTCCGGGCCGCCGAGGCCGAAGCTGACCAGACCCTCCGGCGCCAGGTCCACCGCGAGGCGGGCGGTCTCCTCGGCGGCGGCCAGACCGGCCTCGCCGGGGATGTCGAAGCACCAGCGCAGCACGACGCCGAGGTCCTTCTCGGCGGACTTCCGGGCGTCCTCGATCGCCTCCATGAAGGCGACGTCCGGGATGCCCCGGCTGACCGACGAGTACGGCGTCACCGTCAGCTCCGCGTAGCGGATCTGCTGGCGGGCCATGTCCTCGGCCACGCCGTAGGTGAGGGCACGCACGTCCTCGGCGTCGCGGATCAGGTCCACCACGCTCAGGTAGACCTCGATGAAGTGCGCGAAGTCGGTGAAGGTGAAGTACTCGGCGAGCGCCTCCGGGTCGGCCGGCACCTTCGACTGCCCGGCGTGCCGGGCGGCCAGCTCGGCCACGACCCGAGGGGACGCCGAACCGACGTGATGGACGTGCAGCTCCGCCTTCGGCATCCCGGCGATGAACGCCTCGATCCCGCTCTTGCCACCAGCCACGGCGTTGCTCCTTATCAACTCGCGTAGACCAAGCATCGTAGTGCTAACCGCCGAACGCCACCGCCACCGTGTGGATCAGCAGCCCGGCGAGTGCACCCACCACCGTGCCGTTGATCCGGATGAACTGCAGGTCGCGCCCGACGTTGGCCTCGATCTTCCGTGAGGCGTCGTCCGCGTCCCAGCCGGCCACCGTCTCCGAGATCAGCGCGGTGATCTCCTCACGGTAGGTCTCCACCACGTACTGGGCGGCGTCCTGCAGCCAGCCGTCGGTCTTGGCCTGCAGCCGCTCGTCGGTCGCGAGCCGCCGGCCGAAGGACCGCAGGCCGTCCCGGATCCGGCGGCGCAGCTCGCTGTCCTCGTCCTCGGCTGCGTCGAGCACCAGCGAGCGGACGGCGGCCCACGAGGAGGCGATCAGGTCCTGCACCTCGGCGCGGGCCAGCAGGTCCGCCTTGGCGCGCTCGACCCGGGCGATGGTCTCCGGGTCCTGCTGCAGCTCGGTGGCGAAGTCGGCGAGGAAGTTGTCGACGGCGCCACGGGCGGGGTGCTCGGGGTCGTCACGGATGTCGGTGACGAAGCGCATCAGCTCCTTGTAGACCCGCTCGCCGACCTGCTGGTCGACGAACCTGGGCGTCCAGGCCGGGGTCTTCTGGGTGACCCGGTCGACGACCTCCTGGTGGTGCTCCGTCAGCCAGCCGTGCACCCGTACGGCGATCAGATCGACCACCCCGTGGTGCCCGCCGTCGGCGACCACCTTGCCGAGCAGCCGTCCGGCGGGTTCGGCGACCGAGGTGGCGGCGGCGCGCCGGGTGACGGCCTCGCCGACCACGGCCTGGATGTCCTCGTCCCGCAGTACGGCGAGCACCCCGCGCAGCGCCGCGGCCGCCTCGGTGGTGACCCGGTCGGCGTTGCCCGGCGCGGCCAGCCACTCGCCGAGCCGCCGGGCGACGCCGATCGAGGCGAGCCGACCGCGCACCACGGGCGCGGACAGGAAGTTGTCGCCGACGAAGTCGCCGAGCGACTTGCCGAAGGCGTCCTTCTTGGTCGGGATGATCGCGGTGTGCGGGATGGGCAGGCCGAGCGGGCGGCGGAACAGCGCGGTGACGGCGAACCAGTCCGCCAGCGCACCGACCATCCCCGCCTCGGCCGCCGCCGCGACGTACCCCGCCCAGGCGCCCGCGCCCGCGGAGCCTGCCCAGGTGGCCAGCGCGAAGACCACGGTCGCGGCTGCCAGGAACCCCGTCGCGATCGTCTTCATCCGCCGGACGCCGCGGCGCTTCTCCTCGTCGGCCGCGGTGAAGCTGACCCCGGAGGCCGGTCGGACCTTCTCATCAACGCTCACCCCGACAGTCTGCCCCGCCGCCCGTCGGTACGGGATCAATCCGGGTCGAACTCACGACGCCGTCAGCAGTTGAGGCAGCGGGCCGACCCGATTGCCTACTGACGGAGCCCTCTCAGCCGATGGCCACCTCCGCGTACATCCGGGCGATGACGTCCTCGATCGCGGGCTCCCGGACCGACAGGTCGACCAGCGGGTAGCGGTCGGCCACCGCCGCGACGATCGGCGCCGCGCTCTGCTGGGCGGGGAAGGCCAGCCACTGCCGCGGGCCCTCGACCTTGACCACCCTCGCCCCCGGGACCGCGATGGCGGGCCTGGCCTCGGCGAGGTCGACGACCAGGGTGCGCTCGCTCTCCCCCGCAGCGTGCAGCCCGTCCAGGCCGCCGTCGTACACCACCCGGCCGTGGTCGATCACCATCACCCGGCCGCAGAGCTGCTCGATGTCGGTCAGGTCGTGGGTGGTGAGCAGCACGGTGGTGCCCTGCTGGGTGTTGACCTCGCGCAGGAACTCCCGGACGCGGCCCTTGCTGACCACGTCGAGTCCGATGGTCGGCTCGTCCAGGTAGAGCACCTGCGGGTCGTGCAGCAGCGCTGCGGCGAGGTCGCCGCGCATCCGCTGGCCGAGTGAGAGCTGGCGGACGGGGGTGTCCAACAGGGCGGCCAGGTCGAGGAGTTCGACGCAGCGGTCGAGATTGGCCCGGTAGCGGGCGTCCGGGATGCGGTAGATCCTGCGCGCCAGTTCGTACGAGTCGCGCAGCGGCAGGTCCCACCACAGGGTGGTGCGCTGGCCGAAGACCACGCCGATCCGCTGGGCGAGCCGGGTGCGCTCGCGGGCCGGGTCGACGCCGGCCACGCGTAGGCGGCCGCTGCTGGGGACGAGGATGCCGGTGAGCATCTTGATGGTGGTGGACTTGCCGGCGCCGTTGGGGCCGATGTAGCCGACGCACTCCCCTGCGTCGACGGTGAAGCTCAGCCCGTCCACGGCGCGGACCTCGCGTTTCTCGCGCCGCAGCCGCCCGGCTTTCGCCCGGACGGTGAAGGTGCGGCGGACGTCCTGGAGTTCGATCAGTGCCATCTGCGGTTCTCCCTCGACTTCGACTTCAACTTCGGCTTCGACTTCGACTTCGACTTCGGTTCGACTTCGGTGCGTTGGTCAGCTGCCGGTGCCCCGGTACGCGCGCAGCCCGGCCCGCCAGGCGTACCCGGCGGCGAGTACGCAGAGCGCGGCGGCCAGGGGCGAGGCGTACTGGAAAGCGGTGGGCAGGCCGATGGGGTCGGGCTTGCCGAGGATGTGCAGGGCGGGCAGCCAGTTGACGAAGGCCAGGGGCACGCCGAAGACCACGCCGGCGACCAGCTCCTTGGCGAAGATCGTCGGCGGGTAGTGCAGCAGGGTGGCGCCGCCGTAGGTGAAGGAGTTCTGCAGTTCCTTGGCCTCGCCCCACCAGAACTGCAGGGTGGCGCCGCCGATGAAGATGGCGGAGAAGATGACGGTGCCGCAGATCAACAGCACGGGCACCAGCAGCACCCGGTCGGCGGTCCAGTCGGCCGGCAGGGCGGTCAGCGACCAGGCCAGGATGACGACCGCCTGGATCGGGCGGCCGAGCCGGCGCAAGGAGAAGCGTTCGGCGCAGAGTTGGGCAAGCGCCGGGGCGGGCCGGATCAGCACGGTGTCCAGGGTGCCGGTACGGATCCGGTCGCCGAGCGCGTCGATGCTGCCGACCAGCAGGTTGGCCGTGCCGAGGGCGAAGGCCGAGGTGCCGTACAGGAAGCCGATTTCGGGCAGACTCCAGCCGCCCAGCCGGTCGGTGTGCTGGAACATCAGGACCAGGACCACGAAGTCCAGCGAGGTGATCGCGAGGTTGGCGCCCAGCATGAGGGCGAAGGAGGCCCGGTAGGACATGATCGAGCGCGTCCACATACCCGCGATCAGCCACCAGGACCGCAGCGACCAGCGCAGGTTCTCAACCACCCTGGACCACCACCTTCCTGGTGGCGAGCAGCTGGGCGGCCCGTCCGGCCGCGAGCAGCAGCACCGCCCAGACGACCTGGAAGGCGAGCCCGCTCAGTACCGCGCCGCCGGTACGGCGCTCCAGGAAGAGGTCGGTCGGGATCTGGATCAGCGCCGCCCACGGCAGTACGGGTGCGATCTGGCCCAGCCACCCGGGGAAGAGGCTGATCGGCAGCAGCATCCCGGAGAAGAACATCGCCACCACCAGCATCACGGACCGGATGCCCTCGGAGTCGTGCAGCCAGAAGCCGGTGAGCGAGACCAGGAAGCGCAGCCCGAAGCTGACCACCACGGCGAGCAGCACGGAGAGCAGGAAGACCGCCCAGACGTACGGGCTGCGCGGCAGGCGCGTGTGGAAGACCAGCGCGCCGGCGAGG encodes:
- a CDS encoding ABC transporter permease, yielding MVENLRWSLRSWWLIAGMWTRSIMSYRASFALMLGANLAITSLDFVVLVLMFQHTDRLGGWSLPEIGFLYGTSAFALGTANLLVGSIDALGDRIRTGTLDTVLIRPAPALAQLCAERFSLRRLGRPIQAVVILAWSLTALPADWTADRVLLVPVLLICGTVIFSAIFIGGATLQFWWGEAKELQNSFTYGGATLLHYPPTIFAKELVAGVVFGVPLAFVNWLPALHILGKPDPIGLPTAFQYASPLAAALCVLAAGYAWRAGLRAYRGTGS
- a CDS encoding ABC transporter permease, producing the protein MVTDLQLRPPWQDTAHLYLAIARGAFRRYSTYRAATLAGAFTNTVFGFILAYTFLALWQARPGLGGYDTSQAVTYIWVSQSLLVTVAVWGGGFQDDVQERFRSGDIAVDLYRPVDFQGWWLATDLGRAGFHLLARGVVPTLAGALVFHTRLPRSPYVWAVFLLSVLLAVVVSFGLRFLVSLTGFWLHDSEGIRSVMLVVAMFFSGMLLPISLFPGWLGQIAPVLPWAALIQIPTDLFLERRTGGAVLSGLAFQVVWAVLLLAAGRAAQLLATRKVVVQGG
- a CDS encoding YidC/Oxa1 family membrane protein insertase, with translation MSVLGLLDPAVRLAHDAVSGLAQLFPTALAIVLFTVCVRLALHPLARAAARGEKSRLRLAPQVAELNRKHKGKPEKLQAALAELYRTEKASPFAGCLPMLVQIPFFSVMYRLFTTPNDLLGHTVLGVPLGLHVNAAHGPAQLMVFGALYAALAAVGYVTFRRARRTTVTAPGASFTPYLAFGTVLFAALVPLAAGFYLLTTTAWTAAERAWLHRETPAPALAVAA
- a CDS encoding Gfo/Idh/MocA family oxidoreductase, with the translated sequence MSTAPRPPFRVGLIGYGLAGSAFHAPLIATTPGLQLDAVVTANPDRRAQLHREHPGARALDTPEQLLAEAETLDLVVIASPNRTHVPLARASLTAGLATVVDKPLAATAAEARALCELAEKTGTLLSVFQNRRWDGDFLTARRLVTEGALGRVHRFESRFERFRPKPKAGWRELADPAEVGGTLYDLGSHLVDQALTLFGRVESVYAEIDIRRDGAVVDDDAFLALTHASGVRSHLWTSALAPLGGPRLRVLGDAAGYVKYGMDPQEADLRAGKRPGDGPWGADDPAQYGTLGTDESSATVPTDPGDYPVYYAGIAAALATGTPPPVDPRDAVATLAVLEAAHDSAATGSIAHLS
- a CDS encoding ABC transporter ATP-binding protein; the encoded protein is MALIELQDVRRTFTVRAKAGRLRREKREVRAVDGLSFTVDAGECVGYIGPNGAGKSTTIKMLTGILVPSSGRLRVAGVDPARERTRLAQRIGVVFGQRTTLWWDLPLRDSYELARRIYRIPDARYRANLDRCVELLDLAALLDTPVRQLSLGQRMRGDLAAALLHDPQVLYLDEPTIGLDVVSKGRVREFLREVNTQQGTTVLLTTHDLTDIEQLCGRVMVIDHGRVVYDGGLDGLHAAGESERTLVVDLAEARPAIAVPGARVVKVEGPRQWLAFPAQQSAAPIVAAVADRYPLVDLSVREPAIEDVIARMYAEVAIG
- a CDS encoding DUF6412 domain-containing protein — translated: MPLIAALLGLLRVLTGDLLVGSAGLTAVAAAAALVLLAGVVAGTLATARLLGARAPAVVRDGALRRRAFRTAFLPQRDPDARGRRRPRAPGAALAAA
- a CDS encoding DUF445 domain-containing protein — its product is MSVDEKVRPASGVSFTAADEEKRRGVRRMKTIATGFLAAATVVFALATWAGSAGAGAWAGYVAAAAEAGMVGALADWFAVTALFRRPLGLPIPHTAIIPTKKDAFGKSLGDFVGDNFLSAPVVRGRLASIGVARRLGEWLAAPGNADRVTTEAAAALRGVLAVLRDEDIQAVVGEAVTRRAAATSVAEPAGRLLGKVVADGGHHGVVDLIAVRVHGWLTEHHQEVVDRVTQKTPAWTPRFVDQQVGERVYKELMRFVTDIRDDPEHPARGAVDNFLADFATELQQDPETIARVERAKADLLARAEVQDLIASSWAAVRSLVLDAAEDEDSELRRRIRDGLRSFGRRLATDERLQAKTDGWLQDAAQYVVETYREEITALISETVAGWDADDASRKIEANVGRDLQFIRINGTVVGALAGLLIHTVAVAFGG
- a CDS encoding adenosine deaminase; amino-acid sequence: MAGGKSGIEAFIAGMPKAELHVHHVGSASPRVVAELAARHAGQSKVPADPEALAEYFTFTDFAHFIEVYLSVVDLIRDAEDVRALTYGVAEDMARQQIRYAELTVTPYSSVSRGIPDVAFMEAIEDARKSAEKDLGVVLRWCFDIPGEAGLAAAEETARLAVDLAPEGLVSFGLGGPEIGVPRPQFKPYFDRARAIGLHSVPHAGETTGPETVWDALRVLGAERIGHGTQAVKDPSLVDWLGEHRIPLEVCPTSNIATRAVERIEDHPIRQMVDAGLLVTVNSDDPPMFGTDLNTEYAVAARLLDLDETGVAALAKNAVEASFLDAAGKARIVGEIDTYLAGWDKG